A stretch of Vannielia litorea DNA encodes these proteins:
- the betA gene encoding choline dehydrogenase: MQAEYVIVGAGSAGCAMAARLSQAGRRVLVIEHGGSDWGPFINMPGALSYPMNMRRYDWGFRSEPEPHLGGRRMATPRGKVIGGSSSINGMIYVRGHARDFDHWRDEGAEGWGYADVLPYFKRMEHWHDGGHGGDPAWRGTDGPLHVTRGARMNPLVKAFVEAGVQAGYPRTDDYNGAQQEGFGPYDMTVWRGERWSAAKAYLKPALKQPNCELVRAFARRVVIEQGRAVGVEVERGGKVEVIRAEAEVILAASSINSPKLLMLSGIGPAAHLAEHGIPVVADRAGVGQNLQDHLELYVQYASAQPVSLYRYWNLLGKAYVGARWLFTRSGPGASNQFESAGFIRSDAGVDYPDIQFHFLPIAVRYDGQAAPEGHGFQAHVGPMRSPARGEITLKSADPAEAPRIFFNYMSEEQDWIDFRRCIRLTRELFRQEAFRPYVKHEIQPGDAAQSDEALDAVIREHAESAYHPCGTARMGRADDPRSVVDPECRVIGVDGLRLADSSIFPRITNGNLNAPSIMVGEKAADHILGRSPLPPVNMQPWVHPEWQTAQR; this comes from the coding sequence ATGCAGGCCGAATACGTCATCGTCGGCGCAGGCAGCGCCGGATGCGCCATGGCGGCGCGGCTCTCGCAGGCGGGGCGGCGCGTTCTGGTGATCGAGCATGGCGGCTCCGACTGGGGGCCGTTCATCAACATGCCGGGCGCGCTCAGCTACCCGATGAACATGAGACGCTACGACTGGGGCTTCCGCAGCGAGCCCGAGCCGCACCTGGGGGGCCGCCGGATGGCCACGCCGCGCGGCAAGGTGATCGGCGGGTCGTCCTCGATCAACGGGATGATCTACGTGCGCGGCCATGCCCGAGACTTCGATCACTGGCGCGACGAGGGGGCCGAGGGCTGGGGCTACGCCGACGTGCTGCCCTATTTCAAGCGGATGGAGCACTGGCACGACGGCGGCCATGGCGGCGATCCGGCGTGGCGGGGCACCGATGGGCCGCTCCACGTGACCCGCGGGGCGCGGATGAACCCGCTGGTGAAGGCCTTCGTGGAGGCCGGCGTGCAGGCGGGCTACCCGCGCACCGACGACTACAACGGCGCGCAGCAGGAGGGCTTCGGCCCCTATGACATGACGGTCTGGCGCGGCGAACGCTGGTCGGCCGCCAAGGCCTATCTCAAGCCCGCGCTCAAGCAGCCCAACTGCGAGCTGGTCCGCGCCTTTGCCCGCCGTGTGGTGATCGAGCAGGGTCGCGCCGTGGGCGTCGAGGTGGAGCGCGGCGGCAAGGTCGAGGTGATCCGGGCGGAGGCCGAGGTGATCCTTGCGGCAAGCTCGATAAACTCCCCCAAGCTGCTGATGCTCTCGGGCATCGGCCCGGCGGCGCACCTGGCCGAGCATGGCATCCCGGTGGTCGCCGACCGCGCGGGCGTGGGGCAGAACCTTCAGGATCACCTGGAGCTCTACGTGCAATATGCCTCGGCCCAGCCGGTCAGCCTCTACCGCTACTGGAACCTGCTCGGAAAGGCCTATGTGGGCGCGCGCTGGCTCTTCACCCGTTCCGGGCCGGGCGCCTCGAACCAATTCGAGAGCGCGGGCTTCATCCGGTCGGACGCGGGGGTGGACTACCCGGACATCCAGTTCCATTTCCTGCCCATCGCGGTGCGCTACGACGGGCAGGCCGCACCGGAGGGGCACGGCTTTCAGGCCCACGTCGGCCCGATGCGCTCGCCCGCGCGCGGGGAGATCACGCTGAAGTCCGCCGACCCGGCCGAGGCGCCGCGGATCTTCTTCAACTACATGAGCGAGGAGCAGGACTGGATCGACTTCCGCCGCTGCATCCGGCTCACGCGCGAGCTGTTCCGGCAGGAGGCTTTCAGGCCCTATGTGAAGCACGAGATCCAGCCGGGCGACGCCGCGCAGAGCGACGAGGCGCTGGACGCGGTGATCCGCGAGCATGCCGAGAGCGCCTATCACCCCTGTGGCACCGCGCGGATGGGCCGCGCCGACGACCCGCGTTCGGTGGTGGACCCGGAGTGCCGGGTGATCGGGGTCGACGGGCTGCGGCTGGCCGACAGCTCGATCTTCCCGCGCATCACCAACGGCAACCTCAATGCGCCGTCGATCATGGTGGGCGAAAAGGCCGCCGATCACATTCTCGGCCGCAGCCCCCTGCCCCCGGTCAACATGCAGCCCTGGGTGCACCCGGAGTGGCAGACCGCGCAACGCTAG
- the betB gene encoding betaine-aldehyde dehydrogenase, producing the protein MSYETQPTASHYVNGAYLEDSAGAAIPVIYPATGAEIARVHAATPAVVEAALSAAVEAQTLWAEMTGRARGRVLTDAARIMRERNRALSELETWDTGKPLQETLVADATSAADALEYFGGLAASLTGEHIQLGEDWVYTRREPLGVCVGIGAWNYPTQISCWKGAPALACGNAMVFKPSETTPLCALKVAEILTEAGAPAGVFNVVQGMGEVGSLLVTDPRVAKVSLTGSVPTGRKVYAAAAAEMKHVTMELGGKSPLVVFDDADLENAVSGAINGNFYSSGQVCSNGTRVFVQRGIKEAFLARLAERVKSAVIGDPMDEATNFGPMVSQRQMEIVQRYIEKGIAEGARLVAGGKRLEREGFYLEPTVFADVTDGMTIAMEEIFGPVMAVLDFETEDEVIARANDTAFGLSAGVFTRDLSRGHRVIGKLRAGSCFINSYNDAPVEAPFGGVKASGVGRENSKAAIEHYSQLKSVYVRMGDVEAPY; encoded by the coding sequence ATGAGCTACGAGACACAACCGACTGCCAGCCACTACGTGAACGGCGCCTACCTCGAGGATTCCGCGGGTGCGGCGATCCCGGTGATCTACCCGGCGACGGGGGCAGAGATCGCCCGCGTCCATGCCGCCACGCCCGCCGTGGTGGAGGCGGCGCTCTCGGCCGCCGTGGAGGCCCAGACGCTCTGGGCCGAGATGACCGGCCGCGCGCGCGGGCGGGTGCTGACCGACGCCGCACGGATCATGCGGGAGCGCAACCGCGCGCTCTCGGAGCTGGAAACCTGGGACACCGGCAAGCCCTTGCAGGAAACGCTGGTGGCCGATGCGACGAGTGCCGCCGATGCGCTGGAGTATTTCGGCGGGCTGGCGGCGAGCCTGACCGGCGAGCACATCCAGCTGGGCGAGGATTGGGTTTACACCCGGCGCGAGCCGCTCGGGGTTTGCGTGGGCATCGGGGCCTGGAATTACCCGACCCAGATCTCGTGCTGGAAGGGCGCACCGGCGCTGGCCTGCGGCAATGCGATGGTCTTCAAGCCATCCGAGACCACGCCGCTCTGCGCCCTCAAGGTCGCCGAGATCCTGACAGAGGCGGGCGCGCCAGCGGGCGTGTTCAACGTGGTGCAGGGCATGGGCGAGGTGGGCAGCCTTCTGGTGACCGATCCGCGCGTGGCCAAGGTGTCGCTCACCGGATCGGTGCCGACGGGCCGCAAGGTCTATGCCGCCGCAGCCGCCGAGATGAAGCATGTGACGATGGAGCTTGGCGGCAAGTCGCCCCTGGTGGTCTTCGACGATGCCGACCTGGAGAACGCGGTGAGCGGGGCGATCAACGGCAATTTCTATTCGTCCGGCCAGGTCTGCTCCAACGGCACGCGGGTCTTCGTGCAGCGGGGCATCAAGGAGGCGTTTCTCGCCCGGCTCGCCGAACGGGTAAAAAGTGCCGTGATCGGGGACCCGATGGACGAGGCCACGAATTTCGGCCCGATGGTGAGCCAGCGGCAGATGGAGATCGTGCAGCGCTACATCGAGAAGGGCATTGCCGAGGGCGCGCGGCTGGTGGCCGGCGGCAAGCGGCTTGAACGCGAGGGGTTCTACCTCGAGCCGACGGTCTTTGCCGACGTCACCGATGGCATGACCATCGCGATGGAGGAGATTTTCGGGCCCGTTATGGCGGTGCTCGATTTCGAGACCGAGGACGAGGTGATCGCGCGGGCCAACGACACTGCCTTCGGCCTCTCGGCGGGCGTGTTCACCCGCGATCTCTCGCGCGGGCATCGGGTGATCGGCAAGCTCAGGGCCGGGTCGTGCTTCATCAACTCCTACAACGACGCGCCGGTCGAGGCGCCGTTCGGCGGGGTGAAGGCCTCCGGCGTGGGGCGCGAGAACTCCAAGGCCGCGATCGAGCATTACTCGCAGCTGAAATCGGTCTATGTCCGCATGGGCGATGTCGAGGCGCCCTACTGA
- the betC gene encoding choline-sulfatase, producing MTRPNFLIIMVDQLNGTLFPDGPAEWLHAPNLKRLAARSTRFCNSYTASPLCAPGRASFMSGQLPSVTGVYDNAAEFPSDLPTYAHHLRRAGYQTCLSGKMHFVGPDQMHGLEERLTTDIYPADFGWTPDYRKPGERIDWWYHNMGSVTGAGVAEITNQMEYDDEVHYHAVRKLYDLARGHDARPWCLTVSFTHPHDPYVARKRFWDLYEDCEHLLPEVGAIPYEEQDAHAQRIFDANDWRSFDIGEDDIRRSRRAYFANISYLDEKVGELLDVLEATRQEATVLFVSDHGDMLGERGLWFKMNFYEGSARVPMMICSPEMAPGLVEAPVSNIDVCPTLCDLAGVSMAEVAPWTAGESLKPLGQGAERQSAVAMEYAAEASQAPLVSLRKGRYKLNLCALDPDQLFDLEADPHELQNLAGDPAHAEAHAALKAEASERWDLARFDEEVRRSQARRWVVYEALRNGAYYPWDYQPLQKASERFMRNHMDLNTVEERQRFPRGE from the coding sequence ATGACCCGCCCCAACTTTCTGATCATCATGGTCGATCAGCTGAACGGCACGCTCTTTCCCGACGGGCCGGCGGAGTGGCTGCACGCGCCCAACCTCAAGCGGCTGGCGGCGCGCTCCACGCGGTTTTGCAACTCCTACACTGCATCGCCGCTCTGTGCGCCCGGCCGGGCGAGCTTCATGTCGGGGCAGTTGCCGAGCGTCACCGGGGTTTATGACAACGCCGCCGAGTTCCCCTCCGACTTGCCGACCTATGCCCATCACCTGCGCCGCGCGGGCTACCAGACCTGTCTCAGCGGCAAGATGCACTTCGTCGGGCCCGACCAGATGCACGGGCTGGAGGAGCGGCTGACGACCGATATCTACCCCGCCGACTTCGGCTGGACGCCGGACTATCGCAAGCCCGGCGAGCGGATCGACTGGTGGTATCACAACATGGGGTCGGTGACCGGGGCGGGCGTGGCCGAGATCACCAACCAGATGGAGTATGACGACGAGGTGCACTACCACGCCGTTCGCAAGCTCTACGATCTCGCCCGCGGCCATGACGCGCGGCCCTGGTGCCTGACCGTGAGCTTTACCCATCCGCACGACCCCTACGTGGCGCGCAAGCGGTTCTGGGATCTCTACGAGGATTGCGAGCACCTGCTGCCCGAGGTGGGCGCGATCCCCTACGAGGAACAGGACGCCCATGCGCAGCGGATTTTCGACGCCAACGACTGGCGCAGCTTCGATATCGGCGAGGACGACATTCGCCGGTCGCGTCGCGCCTACTTCGCCAATATCTCCTACCTCGACGAGAAGGTGGGCGAATTGCTCGACGTGCTGGAGGCGACACGGCAGGAGGCGACCGTTCTCTTCGTCTCCGACCACGGCGACATGCTCGGCGAGCGCGGCCTGTGGTTCAAGATGAACTTCTACGAGGGCTCGGCCCGCGTGCCGATGATGATCTGCTCGCCCGAGATGGCGCCGGGGCTGGTGGAGGCGCCTGTCAGCAACATCGACGTCTGCCCCACGCTTTGCGACCTCGCGGGCGTGAGCATGGCGGAGGTGGCCCCCTGGACCGCCGGCGAGAGTCTGAAGCCCCTGGGGCAGGGTGCGGAGCGGCAGAGCGCGGTGGCGATGGAATATGCCGCCGAGGCGAGCCAGGCGCCCTTGGTCTCGCTCCGGAAGGGCCGCTACAAGCTGAACCTCTGCGCGCTGGACCCGGATCAGCTCTTCGACCTGGAGGCCGACCCGCACGAGTTGCAGAACCTCGCGGGCGACCCGGCCCATGCGGAGGCCCATGCGGCGCTGAAGGCCGAGGCGTCGGAACGCTGGGATCTCGCCCGCTTCGACGAGGAGGTCCGCCGCAGCCAGGCCCGCCGCTGGGTGGTCTACGAGGCGCTGCGCAACGGCGCATACTACCCGTGGGATTACCAGCCTTTGCAGAAGGCCAGCGAGCGCTTCATGCGCAACCACATGGATCTGAACACCGTGGAAGAGCGTCAGCGCTTTCCGCGCGGCGAGTGA
- the betI gene encoding transcriptional regulator BetI: MSVEPKRRAQLVEATIHEIGENGSLDVTVGKIAKRAGVSAALAFHYFGDKDRLFLAAMRHVLAVYAAEVRGALLVSEGPRERLEGILRASFSSCNFRAEVISAWLNFYVLARRNDEARRLLSVYHRRLRSNLVHDLRPLAGESAGGIADRIGAVIDGLYLRYASNPGDMTGQTATEHALSTLANELGALA, encoded by the coding sequence ATGAGTGTAGAACCCAAGCGCAGAGCCCAGTTGGTGGAGGCGACGATACATGAGATCGGCGAGAATGGCTCGCTTGATGTGACCGTCGGCAAGATCGCCAAGCGGGCGGGCGTCTCGGCGGCGCTGGCCTTCCATTACTTCGGCGACAAGGACCGGCTCTTCCTCGCCGCGATGCGCCATGTGCTCGCGGTCTACGCCGCCGAGGTGCGCGGGGCGCTGCTGGTCTCGGAGGGGCCGCGCGAGCGGCTGGAGGGCATCCTGCGGGCGAGCTTCTCGAGCTGCAACTTTCGCGCCGAGGTGATCTCGGCCTGGCTCAACTTCTACGTTCTGGCCCGGCGCAACGACGAGGCGCGGCGGCTCCTGTCGGTCTACCACCGGCGCCTGCGCTCCAATCTCGTGCATGACCTGCGCCCGCTGGCCGGAGAGTCGGCGGGCGGCATCGCCGACCGGATCGGCGCTGTGATCGACGGGCTCTACCTGCGTTACGCCTCCAACCCCGGCGACATGACCGGCCAGACCGCCACGGAGCATGCGCTTTCTACCCTGGCCAACGAACTCGGAGCCCTGGCATGA
- the choX gene encoding choline ABC transporter substrate-binding protein translates to MKTTAAVSVLALCAASAAWAECDTVVMSDVGWTDITTTTATAKHVLEALGYEVDVKILSVPVTFASLESDDVDVFLGNWMPAQTGAIGPYLESGEIEAINVNLEGTKYTLAVPTYTYERGLQSYADIPEFAEQLEGKIYGIEPGNEGNGYLVSLIDENKMGWGDAELEVIESSEQGMLAQVERAYKDEQDIVFLGWEPHPMNANFSLKYLTGGEDFFGGEGVVHTVTRKGYSQECPNLGKLFANMDFTLEMENGIMGQILDDGADPADATLDWLKANAEVLDTWLAGVTAKDGGDAKAAVSAALGL, encoded by the coding sequence ATGAAAACCACCGCAGCCGTTTCCGTCCTCGCCCTCTGCGCCGCCTCCGCGGCCTGGGCCGAGTGCGACACCGTCGTCATGTCCGACGTGGGCTGGACCGACATCACCACCACCACCGCCACCGCAAAGCATGTGCTCGAGGCGCTGGGCTACGAGGTCGACGTGAAGATCCTCTCGGTGCCCGTGACCTTCGCCTCGCTGGAGAGCGACGATGTCGACGTGTTCCTCGGCAACTGGATGCCCGCCCAGACCGGCGCCATCGGCCCCTACCTCGAGTCGGGCGAGATCGAGGCGATCAACGTGAACCTCGAAGGCACCAAGTACACCCTCGCGGTGCCGACCTACACCTACGAGCGTGGCCTCCAGAGCTACGCCGACATCCCCGAGTTCGCCGAGCAACTCGAGGGCAAGATCTACGGTATCGAGCCGGGCAACGAGGGCAACGGCTACCTTGTGTCGCTGATCGACGAGAACAAGATGGGCTGGGGCGACGCCGAGCTGGAGGTGATCGAAAGCTCCGAGCAGGGCATGCTGGCCCAGGTCGAGCGCGCCTACAAGGACGAGCAGGACATCGTCTTTCTCGGCTGGGAGCCGCACCCGATGAACGCCAACTTCTCGCTGAAGTACCTGACCGGCGGCGAGGACTTCTTTGGCGGCGAGGGCGTGGTGCACACCGTCACCCGCAAGGGCTACTCGCAGGAGTGCCCCAACCTCGGCAAGCTCTTCGCCAACATGGACTTCACGCTGGAGATGGAAAACGGCATCATGGGCCAGATCCTCGATGATGGTGCCGATCCGGCGGATGCCACGCTCGACTGGCTCAAGGCCAATGCCGAGGTGCTCGACACCTGGCTCGCGGGCGTGACCGCCAAGGACGGCGGCGACGCCAAGGCCGCCGTCAGCGCCGCGCTGGGGCTCTGA
- the choW gene encoding choline ABC transporter permease subunit, translating into MEDWLEDYKIPVGRGAKVIFDWIRDHGEVLLDGFAGIMEAMIDAILWVLQEPPAILVIAAFVAITWFLQKSWKTCLFIFLGFLFILNQGYWDETTESLTLVLSACLVCMAVGVPIGIACAHRPKLYTYLRPVLDLMQTLPTFVYLIPAIVFFGIGMVPGLIATVIFVLPAPIRLTYLGVSSTPQSLLEAARAFGATPRQTLWKVELPYAFPQIMAGLNQTIMLSLSMVVIAALVGANGLGVPVMRALGQVNTALGFESGIVIVVVAIMLDRMLNVGARK; encoded by the coding sequence GTGGAAGACTGGCTGGAAGACTACAAGATACCCGTGGGTAGGGGGGCCAAGGTCATCTTCGACTGGATCCGCGACCACGGAGAGGTGCTGCTCGACGGCTTTGCCGGCATCATGGAGGCGATGATCGACGCGATCCTCTGGGTGCTCCAGGAGCCGCCCGCGATCCTCGTCATCGCGGCCTTCGTGGCGATCACCTGGTTCCTCCAGAAGAGCTGGAAAACCTGCCTCTTCATCTTCCTCGGCTTCCTCTTCATCCTCAACCAGGGTTACTGGGACGAAACCACCGAGAGCCTTACCCTCGTGCTCTCCGCCTGCCTCGTCTGCATGGCCGTGGGCGTGCCCATCGGCATCGCCTGTGCCCACCGGCCCAAGCTCTACACCTACCTGCGCCCCGTGCTCGACCTGATGCAGACCCTGCCCACCTTCGTCTACCTGATCCCGGCGATCGTGTTCTTCGGGATCGGCATGGTGCCCGGCCTGATCGCCACGGTGATCTTCGTGCTGCCCGCCCCGATCCGGCTGACATACCTCGGCGTTTCCTCCACGCCCCAGTCGCTGCTCGAGGCGGCCCGTGCCTTCGGCGCCACGCCGCGCCAGACGCTCTGGAAGGTCGAGCTGCCCTATGCCTTCCCGCAGATCATGGCGGGCCTGAACCAGACCATCATGCTCTCGCTCTCCATGGTCGTCATCGCGGCGCTGGTGGGCGCCAATGGCCTCGGCGTGCCGGTGATGCGGGCGCTGGGCCAGGTCAATACCGCGCTGGGCTTCGAGTCCGGCATCGTCATCGTCGTGGTCGCCATCATGCTCGACCGGATGCTCAACGTGGGGGCGCGCAAATGA
- the choV gene encoding choline ABC transporter ATP-binding protein, which produces MTTAVKIDNVSIVFGDHPERALPLMDAGQQRSEIQQATGQVLGVHDCSLDVMEGEIVVLMGLSGSGKSTLLRAVNGLNPVVRGAVHVNDGQGMVDVTHADKSTLRRIRMHHVAMVFQQFGLLPWRSVRENVGLGLELAGMDKGEANERIDTQLDLVGLSDWAERKVGELSGGMQQRVGLARAFATEAPILLMDEPFSALDPLIRTKLQDELLELQQRLRRTIIFVSHDLDEAFKLGNQISIMEGGRIVQTGAPQDIFRDPKNDYVAEFVQHMNPLGVLRTRDLMGPATGSPAVTVDADMLVRDAMETLTGSEVPVGVTENGRIVGQITKDDILTGLTAREITPAD; this is translated from the coding sequence ATGACCACGGCCGTCAAGATCGACAATGTCTCCATCGTCTTCGGCGACCACCCGGAGCGCGCGCTTCCGCTGATGGACGCCGGCCAGCAGCGCAGCGAGATCCAGCAGGCCACAGGCCAGGTGCTGGGCGTGCACGACTGCTCGCTGGACGTGATGGAAGGCGAGATCGTGGTCCTCATGGGCCTTTCCGGCTCGGGCAAATCCACCCTCCTGAGGGCGGTGAACGGCCTCAACCCCGTGGTGCGGGGCGCGGTGCATGTGAACGACGGCCAGGGCATGGTCGACGTCACCCATGCCGACAAGTCGACCCTGCGGCGCATCCGCATGCATCACGTCGCCATGGTCTTCCAGCAGTTCGGCCTGCTGCCCTGGCGCTCCGTGCGCGAGAACGTGGGGCTCGGGCTGGAGCTGGCCGGCATGGACAAGGGCGAGGCCAACGAGCGGATCGACACCCAGCTCGACCTCGTGGGCCTCTCCGACTGGGCCGAGCGCAAGGTAGGCGAGCTTTCGGGCGGCATGCAGCAACGTGTCGGCCTGGCCCGCGCCTTCGCCACCGAGGCCCCGATCCTGCTGATGGACGAGCCCTTCTCGGCGCTCGACCCGCTGATCCGCACCAAGCTGCAGGACGAGCTCCTCGAACTCCAGCAACGGCTCCGGCGCACCATCATCTTCGTCAGCCATGATCTCGACGAGGCCTTCAAGCTGGGCAACCAGATTTCGATCATGGAGGGCGGGCGGATCGTGCAGACCGGCGCGCCGCAGGATATCTTCCGCGACCCCAAGAACGACTATGTGGCCGAATTCGTCCAGCACATGAACCCGCTGGGCGTGCTGCGCACCCGCGACCTCATGGGGCCGGCCACCGGCTCGCCCGCCGTGACCGTGGATGCCGACATGCTGGTGCGGGACGCAATGGAAACCCTGACCGGCTCCGAAGTGCCCGTAGGGGTCACCGAGAACGGCCGGATCGTGGGGCAGATCACGAAGGACGATATCCTGACCGGCCTTACCGCCCGGGAGATCACCCCGGCGGACTGA
- the rpiB gene encoding ribose 5-phosphate isomerase B: MTSKRIVLSSDHAAIELRQAVAAHVASRGWDVVDIGPTTPESTHYPLHGQAAAERVASGDCALGIILCGTGQGIMMAANKVPGIRCGVCSDTFSARMIRMHNDANILSIGARVVGEGLALDIVDAFLDAEFEGGRHATRVAMIEPAPA, translated from the coding sequence ATGACCAGCAAACGCATCGTCCTTTCCAGCGATCACGCCGCCATCGAGTTGCGGCAGGCGGTTGCAGCCCATGTCGCCTCCAGGGGCTGGGATGTGGTGGACATCGGGCCGACCACGCCGGAGAGCACCCACTACCCGCTGCACGGCCAGGCCGCAGCCGAGCGCGTGGCCTCGGGCGATTGCGCGCTGGGCATCATCCTGTGCGGCACCGGGCAGGGCATCATGATGGCTGCCAACAAGGTGCCCGGCATCCGCTGCGGCGTGTGCTCCGATACCTTCTCCGCCCGGATGATCCGCATGCACAACGATGCCAACATCCTCTCGATCGGCGCGCGGGTCGTCGGCGAGGGTCTGGCCCTCGACATCGTGGACGCCTTTCTCGACGCCGAGTTCGAAGGCGGCCGCCATGCCACCCGCGTGGCCATGATCGAACCCGCGCCGGCCTGA
- a CDS encoding response regulator transcription factor — MSFHETPAEQQDVIVFAGAKKSFSDTLLRNVKLDCGFALPIRHESIEEYISTIGGNCGESRVVIVDPFLCNHSAENLYAFAEAFSEQCPNHDPPGLAVAYWDVETGERLYRQLEDRVDLRGLVPMNLSIDIWLSIIRLLANGGTYFPAELTERHVSSHAEPSPAGGAVPTPCRQEAKAELDLLTSREIEVLEKLTTGLQNKHIAEHLGVSEHTVKLHIHHIIGKLDVRNRTEAAIKFQTMRSAN; from the coding sequence ATGTCATTTCATGAAACACCTGCCGAACAGCAGGATGTCATCGTGTTCGCCGGAGCAAAGAAGAGCTTTTCGGACACGCTCTTGCGAAATGTGAAACTGGACTGTGGCTTCGCCTTGCCGATCCGCCACGAGAGTATCGAGGAGTATATTTCAACCATAGGTGGCAATTGCGGCGAGTCAAGAGTCGTAATCGTGGATCCGTTTCTTTGCAACCATTCTGCCGAGAACCTCTACGCATTTGCTGAGGCTTTCAGCGAACAATGCCCGAACCATGACCCACCCGGACTTGCCGTGGCCTATTGGGATGTCGAAACCGGAGAGAGGCTCTATCGCCAGCTGGAAGACCGCGTAGACCTGCGGGGCCTGGTGCCGATGAACCTTTCCATCGACATCTGGCTGTCGATCATCCGCCTGCTCGCCAACGGCGGCACCTACTTTCCTGCCGAGCTGACGGAGCGGCACGTGTCGTCTCACGCCGAGCCGTCACCCGCCGGAGGCGCCGTGCCGACCCCATGCAGGCAGGAGGCAAAGGCCGAACTGGACTTGCTGACGAGCCGGGAGATCGAGGTTCTGGAGAAGCTTACGACCGGGCTGCAGAACAAGCACATCGCCGAGCACCTCGGCGTGTCGGAGCACACCGTGAAACTGCATATCCATCACATCATCGGCAAGCTCGACGTGCGGAACCGGACGGAGGCCGCGATCAAGTTCCAGACGATGCGCAGCGCCAATTGA